One region of Triticum aestivum cultivar Chinese Spring chromosome 6B, IWGSC CS RefSeq v2.1, whole genome shotgun sequence genomic DNA includes:
- the LOC123138959 gene encoding BTB/POZ and MATH domain-containing protein 1-like: protein MAANETASTHRLSSTTGVHLLKVAGHSLIKGASTSVESKPFRVGGHDWVVEYYPYGNKNAGEQHTSVFINLENPGEAIVRANYSFCLQGPGSPVTGEKTTVNGSTHDFSAAHKSYGFSKFVRKADLTKWGYLNDDCLLIKCTVEIISSDIFEGHGDDDTSVVVPPSELTRDIGKILDDGLKADMTVKIGWFRRFKVHACVLAARSPVFRAQLCGSMVESRRSSIRVRGICASVFEALLYYMYKDTLPPFMEEATEEATNMAQHLLVAADRYAMERLKLSCESKLSKALDAKTVGFTVDFAERHNCQQLKNCCVKYMARTCEE, encoded by the coding sequence ATGGCGGCGAACGAGACCGCCTCCACGCACCGCCTGTCGTCCACCACAGGCGTGCACCTGCTCAAGGTCGCCGGACACTCCCTGATCAAAGGAGCCAGCACCAGCGTCGAGTCCAAGCCCTTCCGCGTCGGCGGCCACGACTGGGTCGTCGAGTACTACCCCTACGGCAACAAGAACGCCGGCGAGCAACACACGTCCGTCTTCATCAACTTGGAAAACCCCGGGGAGGCCATTGTCCGGGCGAACTACTCCTTCTGCCTCCAAGGCCCTGGCTCGCCGGTGACGGGGGAGAAGACCACAGTTAACGGCAGCACGCACGATTTCTCCGCCGCGCACAAGAGCTACGGGTTCAGCAAGTTCGTGCGCAAAGCCGATCTAACCAAGTGGGGCTACCTCAACGACGACTGCCTCCTGATCAAGTGCACCGTCGAGATCATCTCCTCCGACATCTTCGAGGGCCACGGAGACGACGACACGAGCGTCGTCGTGCCACCCTCGGAACTGACCAGAGATATCGGCAAGATCCTAGACGACGGCCTCAAGGCGGACATGACCGTCAAGATCGGCTGGTTCAGGAGGTTCAAGGTGCACGCGTGCGTGCTCGCCGCGCGGTCGCCGGTCTTCCGCGCGCAGCTGTGCGGCTCCATGGTGGAGAGCAGGCGAAGCAGCATTCGCGTCAGGGGCATATGCGCAAGTGTCTTCGAGGCCCTACTGTATTACATGTACAAGGACACCCTGCCGCCGTTCATGGAGGAGGCCACCGAGGAGGCTACGAACATGGCGCAGCATCTGCTCGTCGCTGCCGACCGGTACGCCATGGAGAGGCTGAAGCTGAGCTGCGAGAGCAAGCTGAGCAAGGCGCTGGATGCCAAGACGGTGGGTTTCACCGTGGATTTCGCCGAGCGACACAACTGCCAGCAACTCAAGAATTGTTGTGTCAAGTACATGGCGAGAACCTGTGAGGAATAA
- the LOC123136175 gene encoding uncharacterized protein, with amino-acid sequence MSGGEEGEGRKVSREDIQLVQNLIERCLQLYMNQKEVVETLSFQAKIEPSFTELVWQKLEEENPEFFKAYYVRLMLKNQINVFNKLLAHQCRLMNKDPSGALSITPTAPNGSDSSTLNQNTCFLQDTTSTAIPDSFLHNGNSSGVINGAPATDQFIYGGKVVHGLPSGMDASVSLLSAHNSTGAQFNGDNGTTIKAESSFSSNPEFAFCNENTYLEPCQSIGDASGGSFSSSELNGQPLGDTILDMDTSSYGFLSQIPRNFSFSDLTEDFSHSTEILENYGRSPFIPSETNNFSESTAGGHTV; translated from the exons ATGTCCGGGGGAGAGGAAGGCGAAGGGCGCAAGGTGTCTCGCGAGGACATACAGCTC GTCCAGAATCTCATCGAACGTTGTCTTCAGCTTTACATGAACCAGAAAGAAGTGGTTGAAACTCTATCTTTCCAGGCGAAAATAGAACCCAGCTTTACTGAGCTCG TCTGGCAGAAACTTGAAGAAGAGAACCCTGAGTTTTTTAAGGCATATTATGTGAGGTTGATGCTTAAGAATCAAATAAATGTGTTCAACAAGCTCCTTGCGCATCAGTGTCGTCTTATGAATAAAGATCCTTCTGGAGCGCTTTCAATTACCCCTACTGCTCCTAATGGCTCTGACTCGAGCACAT TGAACCAAAATACATGTTTTTTACAAGACACTACTAGCACTGCAATTCCAGATAGCTTCCTACACAATGGAAATTCTAGTGGTGTAATAAATGGCGCTCCTGCTACTGACCAGTTTATCTATGGTGGTAAAGTTGTCCATGGTCTTCCTAGTGGTATGGATGCTTCAGTTAGTCTACTATCAGCGCATAATTCGACTGGTGCACAGTTTAATGGAGACAATGGCACAACAATAAAGGCAGAGTCTAGCTTTTCGAGCAATCCAGAGTTTGCATTCTGCAACGAGAACACTTACCTAGAGCCTTGCCAATCAATTGGGGATGCCTCTGGTGGGTCCTTTAGTAGCTCTGAACTGAATGGGCAACCACTTGGTGATACAATTCTTGACATGGATACGTCATCATATGGTTTCTTGAGCCAGATTCCTCGCAATTTCAGTTTCTCAGATTTAACAGAGGATTTCAGTCATAGTACAG AAATATTAGAAAATTATGGCAGATCCCCTTTCATCCCTTCTGAGACGAACAACTTCTCAGAGTCTACTGCTGGAGGACATACAG TTTGA